The window CATATGAGCAGTTACCAATCCTTACTGCACCTGTATCCTGAGAATTTTGATTTTGAGCATCCGATGAACACAATTCATGCAGTTCCTGCATGCTGAGAATTAGAAATTTGAGAATTTGATGCATCCAACTGCTTGCCATACTCGATAGCCATTGCTGTACTCTAGTAACAATGGGCTATGTATTGTTTAATAGGAATGGTTTTTAGGAGGTGAAGTACATTTGACTGAAGCTGAGTTGTCTACTTGGTGGAGGCATGAACTGGATTTCTGGTAATAATCCAGTTTTTCAGAATCTGATGAGAATGTTAatttagttttgagaaatttggaCTTCTCATGGTTTGGTCAATTTTTGTGGAAAAATCAGGTGGTCTTAAGATTCTCGATTACAAAATTTTTCCAAGCTTTTCAAGTTCTAAGGTTAGGGTGACTCATTTTTAGTCCCCTTTCATTCTCTCTCCCACTAGCCTTAGACCCATACACCTTATAGAGTTTGTGCTTTTCCAATAGTATTCTGAAATAGGCAAATTGTTATCTTATTTACTGAAAAAGTATTTCCCAATGCATTTTAAGTGGACTTTAAACATCATATTGCTTTCAACAAGATGATGGTTTCCAACTTGCATCACCAATTGCCCGACGTTTATGGACTGGATGGTCATGCAGGCATTTCTCTTTGAGCGTTCTcgcctcttcttcttttctatacCCAAAGAAATTTAATTGGTTTTGTATGGTCCGTATAGACATtcgttaaaaaaaaagaaaaaaaaagaggtctGTATAGACATACAGGAATGTTATCTAATTTTCTGTGGTCGTTGTCTGAGTTTTTACTTGTTCTACGTAAGTATCGGATATACATCGATGCTTGTGGGCGGATTAAGACATGTTTAATTTAAGGGCTGAATATGTAAGGTGTGAAGAAATTTCTCTTTTATGCATGTAGACCACATGTATTGACAAGCAAATCTCAGAATGTCGTATATGCTGCCCAAGGTAGATTGCATTGGATGAAATTGTTAACTTAGTCCTCTAAAGTGCTTTCCACTATCCCGACTGACATATCACCGTAATTTTCTGCAGTGTGTTTTGCTTAACCAAAGTCCATAATATTGTCATGGATGAGAAAGTGGTAGAAGAATGGACCAATGAAGAGTGTAACGAAGATGTGGATGGTGAAATTGATAAGGGAGAGGAAGATAAAATAAAGGATCATATTGCGAAGAGAGAATTTGTTAATGATTTTGGAGCTACGTGTCTTGTGCCTTATGTTGGTATGGAGTTTGCATCTGATGGCCAGGCATTTGAATTATACAATGCATATGCCAAATATGTGGGTTTTAGTGTTCGGCGGTACTCTACTCGTAAATCGCGACGTGACGGTACAATACTTTCTCGTCAATTTGTATGTTATAGACATGGTTTCCGTGAGCAAAGATATGTTAATAGAGCAGACCGAAAGcgaaaggtgaaggcaatcacgAGAACAGGTTGCGAAGCAACATTATTGGTAAATAAGAGAAACAATGGAAAATGGGTGGTTAGGAAATTTGTGGAAGAACACAACCATAACATGGTAACCGGGATAAAGGTGCATTTGCTTCCATCTCATAGACGGATACATGCTGATACAGAAGACGAGATTGATAAAAGGGGATGTCCAAGTTCAAGGACAACTCCAGCTGTCAAGACAATGGCAATAGAATCAGGACGGAGTAGTACTGGTAATGTTGGGAGAGATCCTAGAAATTATATAATGTCTTCGTTGCCAACAAAGCGTCTTGAGAAAGGGGAAAGGGAAATTTTGATTAAATACTTTGAGCGTTTGCATGCTGAGAATCCTGGCTTCTTCTTTGCAGTAGGATTTGATAAGGAAAACGATGTGACCAATTTTTTGTGGGTTGACGCTAGGTCACGTATGGACTATTGTTGCTTTGGGGATGTTGTTACCTTTGACACCACATACAATACAAATGGCTGTAAGATGCCATTTGCATCATTTATGGGAGTTAACAATCATCAGCAATCTGTTTTGTTTGGTTGTGCACTATTGTATGATGATACTGAAGCTTCCTTAGTGTGGTTGTTTGAGACTTGGTTGAAATCAATGTTGGGACGTCATCCAATCTCGATGATTACAGACCAAGATCAATCCATGACAACAGCAGTTGCACAAGTGTTCCCTCAAACCTGCCATCGATTTTGTCTGAGGCACATTTTTCAAAACGCCACCATCAAAGCATTTAGCGTCCATGAAGACTTTGCAAAGGATTTTAGGAAATGCATTTATACTAGAGGGACAATTGTAGAGTTTGAATCACAATGGGTTTCACTTCTTGAGAAGTATAATGCGAGGGATAATGTCTGGCTAAAGTCGATGTATGAGAAACGTGAGAAATGGGTTCCTACGTACTTGCGCCATACCTTCTTTGCGGATACATCAACTACTCACCACAGTGACAGCATAAACTCTTACTTTGATGGGTATGTGGATATGAAAGTAGGGTCTTATGAGTTTATTAAGCAGTACGAGAGAGCAATTTTCAATCAACGCGGGAAGGAAAACGAGGAGGACTATAGATCAAATGACATAGCTCCAAAATTGAAGTCAGTGCTGCCTATGGAAGAGGAAGCGGCAAAACTTTATACAAGAACAATTTTTGTGAAATTTCAAGAGGAATTGTTTAGGAAAGATAGACACATTGCGGACAAAATCGAAGATGATGGAACAGCCATCACATATAGAGTGACGAATCATCGCAAGCAAGGTAGGGGTTACACTGTGAATTTTAATGCTTCTGAAACCAGAGCCAATTGTAGCTGTCAAAAGTTTGAGTTTGCAGGCATCCTGTGTAGACATATATTATTAGTTTTTAGGATGTCAAATGTTATCAGTCTTCCCTTGCACTATGTTTTGAGAAGGTGGACAAAGCATGCTAAGCCTGGGGATGCACTGGAAGTACTCGGCATCGAGATGCAAGGTGATGATGAGAGAGCAGTATGGTTACGGCATTACAATCTCATGTTGCTGAGTCATAATATTTTGTCAAAGGGAGCAAAAAATGCAAAAATTTATGACATGGTTGTATGTGGCTTGCAACATATATCAAAGGAACTGGATGCTGCAGAAAATGATGCTGCTAGTCGCCAGCATGAAAATATTGAGCTAGGGCAGAGTTAACAAAGCACAACTCAGGTGGCTGATAGTAGTCAGCGATTCTGGTGGCTGTGAGTATTTTGCTGTtaaaataaaacatgaattaTAAGCATTTGCTTGTTTCCATTCATCCTGACATTTAC is drawn from Magnolia sinica isolate HGM2019 chromosome 5, MsV1, whole genome shotgun sequence and contains these coding sequences:
- the LOC131245398 gene encoding protein FAR1-RELATED SEQUENCE 5-like isoform X1; this encodes MCRDSIHPSHASEYASYVVITGVNWLQEPDETGLPISQTYSPARGCKSNKSTAKISPQNLACVFCLTKVHNIVMDEKVVEEWTNEECNEDVDGEIDKGEEDKIKDHIAKREFVNDFGATCLVPYVGMEFASDGQAFELYNAYAKYVGFSVRRYSTRKSRRDGTILSRQFVCYRHGFREQRYVNRADRKRKVKAITRTGCEATLLVNKRNNGKWVVRKFVEEHNHNMVTGIKVHLLPSHRRIHADTEDEIDKRGCPSSRTTPAVKTMAIESGRSSTGNVGRDPRNYIMSSLPTKRLEKGEREILIKYFERLHAENPGFFFAVGFDKENDVTNFLWVDARSRMDYCCFGDVVTFDTTYNTNGCKMPFASFMGVNNHQQSVLFGCALLYDDTEASLVWLFETWLKSMLGRHPISMITDQDQSMTTAVAQVFPQTCHRFCLRHIFQNATIKAFSVHEDFAKDFRKCIYTRGTIVEFESQWVSLLEKYNARDNVWLKSMYEKREKWVPTYLRHTFFADTSTTHHSDSINSYFDGYVDMKVGSYEFIKQYERAIFNQRGKENEEDYRSNDIAPKLKSVLPMEEEAAKLYTRTIFVKFQEELFRKDRHIADKIEDDGTAITYRVTNHRKQGRGYTVNFNASETRANCSCQKFEFAGILCRHILLVFRMSNVISLPLHYVLRRWTKHAKPGDALEVLGIEMQGDDERAVWLRHYNLMLLSHNILSKGAKNAKIYDMVVCGLQHISKELDAAENDAASRQHENIELGQS
- the LOC131245398 gene encoding protein FAR1-RELATED SEQUENCE 5-like isoform X2 → MPTVPPFIFVTVYLQDTIPRVGIVLWSVFCLTKVHNIVMDEKVVEEWTNEECNEDVDGEIDKGEEDKIKDHIAKREFVNDFGATCLVPYVGMEFASDGQAFELYNAYAKYVGFSVRRYSTRKSRRDGTILSRQFVCYRHGFREQRYVNRADRKRKVKAITRTGCEATLLVNKRNNGKWVVRKFVEEHNHNMVTGIKVHLLPSHRRIHADTEDEIDKRGCPSSRTTPAVKTMAIESGRSSTGNVGRDPRNYIMSSLPTKRLEKGEREILIKYFERLHAENPGFFFAVGFDKENDVTNFLWVDARSRMDYCCFGDVVTFDTTYNTNGCKMPFASFMGVNNHQQSVLFGCALLYDDTEASLVWLFETWLKSMLGRHPISMITDQDQSMTTAVAQVFPQTCHRFCLRHIFQNATIKAFSVHEDFAKDFRKCIYTRGTIVEFESQWVSLLEKYNARDNVWLKSMYEKREKWVPTYLRHTFFADTSTTHHSDSINSYFDGYVDMKVGSYEFIKQYERAIFNQRGKENEEDYRSNDIAPKLKSVLPMEEEAAKLYTRTIFVKFQEELFRKDRHIADKIEDDGTAITYRVTNHRKQGRGYTVNFNASETRANCSCQKFEFAGILCRHILLVFRMSNVISLPLHYVLRRWTKHAKPGDALEVLGIEMQGDDERAVWLRHYNLMLLSHNILSKGAKNAKIYDMVVCGLQHISKELDAAENDAASRQHENIELGQS
- the LOC131245398 gene encoding protein FAR1-RELATED SEQUENCE 5-like isoform X3, whose amino-acid sequence is MDEKVVEEWTNEECNEDVDGEIDKGEEDKIKDHIAKREFVNDFGATCLVPYVGMEFASDGQAFELYNAYAKYVGFSVRRYSTRKSRRDGTILSRQFVCYRHGFREQRYVNRADRKRKVKAITRTGCEATLLVNKRNNGKWVVRKFVEEHNHNMVTGIKVHLLPSHRRIHADTEDEIDKRGCPSSRTTPAVKTMAIESGRSSTGNVGRDPRNYIMSSLPTKRLEKGEREILIKYFERLHAENPGFFFAVGFDKENDVTNFLWVDARSRMDYCCFGDVVTFDTTYNTNGCKMPFASFMGVNNHQQSVLFGCALLYDDTEASLVWLFETWLKSMLGRHPISMITDQDQSMTTAVAQVFPQTCHRFCLRHIFQNATIKAFSVHEDFAKDFRKCIYTRGTIVEFESQWVSLLEKYNARDNVWLKSMYEKREKWVPTYLRHTFFADTSTTHHSDSINSYFDGYVDMKVGSYEFIKQYERAIFNQRGKENEEDYRSNDIAPKLKSVLPMEEEAAKLYTRTIFVKFQEELFRKDRHIADKIEDDGTAITYRVTNHRKQGRGYTVNFNASETRANCSCQKFEFAGILCRHILLVFRMSNVISLPLHYVLRRWTKHAKPGDALEVLGIEMQGDDERAVWLRHYNLMLLSHNILSKGAKNAKIYDMVVCGLQHISKELDAAENDAASRQHENIELGQS